In the Muricauda sp. MAR_2010_75 genome, one interval contains:
- a CDS encoding DUF6660 family protein, producing MKFLTIILTIYFLALNVVPCSDSGNASDDCQTVSVVDSDGDQGDDCELCSPFCQCHCCHVHTIDFGLVAFEPYQPEIPDEFFAHFDDLGKDIPPSLLQPPRA from the coding sequence GTGAAATTTTTGACAATCATATTAACAATATACTTCTTGGCGCTCAACGTGGTGCCTTGTAGTGATTCAGGGAATGCCTCTGACGATTGCCAAACTGTTTCGGTAGTCGATTCTGACGGCGACCAAGGTGACGATTGTGAACTTTGCTCGCCTTTCTGTCAATGTCATTGTTGCCACGTTCACACCATAGATTTTGGGCTTGTCGCATTTGAACCGTACCAGCCAGAAATCCCAGACGAATTCTTTGCCCATTTTGATGACCTCGGCAAGGATATTCCACCTTCTCTTTTACAGCCCCCTCGGGCATGA